From a region of the Patescibacteria group bacterium genome:
- a CDS encoding endonuclease domain-containing protein, producing the protein MDCDYLPYNKKLKERSRELRNNMTAAEKKLWYEYLRNYKYIFLRQKPIDNYIVDFFCSKLKLVIEIDGETHITEEDKKYDKRRTMILEKYGLKVLRFWNYDVLNGVEIVGEMIEREIGKIEKSFLRKNPPNPLYQGGDNPPNSL; encoded by the coding sequence ATGGATTGCGATTATTTGCCGTATAATAAAAAGTTAAAAGAAAGATCTCGGGAATTGAGAAATAATATGACCGCCGCGGAAAAGAAATTGTGGTATGAGTATTTAAGAAATTATAAATATATATTTTTAAGGCAAAAACCGATTGATAATTATATTGTTGATTTTTTTTGTTCAAAATTGAAACTAGTTATAGAAATTGACGGTGAAACGCATATTACAGAAGAAGATAAAAAATATGATAAAAGGAGAACAATGATATTAGAAAAATACGGCTTGAAAGTTTTGCGTTTTTGGAATTATGATGTTTTAAACGGGGTTGAAATTGTTGGCGAGATGATAGAAAGGGAGATAGGAAAAATTGAAAAATCTTTTTTAAGGAAAAATCCCCCCAACCCCCTTTATCAAGGGGGAGACAATCCCCCCAACTCCCTTTGA